GCGCTATTGTTTTTGCAACAGGTGTTCCTGCTCCATGTCCCGCATTGGTTTCTATTCTTATTAAAGTAGGATTATCTCCTGTTTGTTTTTCTTGTAATTCTGCAGCAAATTTAAAACTATGTGCAGGCACTACTCTATCATCATGATCGCCTGTGGTTATTAAAGTTGCAGGATATTTTACACCTTTTTTTATAGTATGTACTGGCGAATATCCTTTTAAATATTCAAACATTTCTTTGCTGTCATTTGCGGTTCCATAATCATACGCCCATCCTGCGCCAGCAGTAAACGTGTGATAACGCAACATATCTAAAACACCAACAGCAGGTAAAACTACTTTTGCCAATTGGGGTCTTTGCGTCATGGTTGCACCAACTAAAAGTCCGCCATTAGAACCACCACGAATTGCTAAATATTCTGACGTAGTATATTTTTTGCTGATTAAAAACTCGGCAGCCGCAATAAAATCGTCAAAAACATTTTGTTTTTTTAATTGCGTTCCGGCATCGTGCCATTTCTTTCCGTATTCTCCTCCCCCTCTTAAATTTGCAACTGCGTAAATTCCGCCTTGTTCCATCCAAACTACGTTTGCAATACTAAAAGCAGGAGTTAAACTAATGTTGAAACCTCCATAGCCATATAAAATAGTTGGGTTTTTACCGTTTAGTTCCATTCCCTTTTTATGCGTGATAATCATCGGAATTTTTGTTCCATCTTTCGATGGATAAAAAACTTGCTGACTTACATAATCATCTGCATTAAAAGCTACTTTTGGCTTCCAATAAGATTTGTAATTCCCTTCTTTAGGGTTGAATTTATAAGACGAATTTGGTGTGTTATAATTGGTAAATGAAAAATACAATTCTTTGGCTTTTGTTTTTCCGCTGAAACCACCAGCAGAACCAATACCTGGTAAATTAATTTCTCTAATAATTTCTCCAGTAAAATTATACTGAAAAACCTTAGAAACCGCATCTACCATATAATGTGCAAACAGATAATTAGAACCTGTAGAAATACTTAAAACATTTTCTGTTTCCGGAATAAAGTCTTGCCAATTTTCTGCCGTAGGATTTGTAAAGTTTACCGTAACTACTTTTTTATTTGGTGCATTTAAATTGGTTACCAAAAACAGTGTATCATTTCTATTATCAATAACATAAGTATCACTTTCTACTGTTTCTATAATTGGTTTTAACTCATTATTTTTATCAGATAAATCTTTGATAAACAATTTATTTCCAGAAGTAGAAACTTGTGCGGTTATTACCAAGTATTTAAAATCTTCGGTTAAGTAACCACCAACATATCTGTGTTTTTCTGCAGGAGTTCCTCCAAAAATAATGGTATCGTCTTTTTGAGAAGTATCTAATTTGTGATAATATAATTTGTGTTGATCTGTTTTGGCAGATAACTCGCTTCCGGTTGGCTTATCGTAACTAGAATAGTAAAAACCTTCGTTTTTGTACCAAGAAATTCCCGAGAACTTTACATCCACCAAAACATCTTCTTTTGTGGTTTTGGTTTCCACATCAATAATAATAATTTTACGCCAATCAGAACCTCCTTCAGAAATAGAATAGGCAGCTGTTTTACCATCTTCAGAAAAACTTAAAGCACCTAAAGAAGTGGTTCCGTCTTCAGAAAAAGTATTTGGGTCTAAAAATATTTCAGGTTCAGAATTTCCTTTGGTTCTATAAATTACATTTTGATTTTGTAATCCATCATTTTTAGAAAAATACGTGTAATCGCCTTCTATAAAAGGAGTTCCTATTTTTTCGTAGTTCCATAATTTAGACAAACGTTCTTTTAATTGTTTTCTGTACGGAATTTGATCTAAATATTTAAAAGTAACTTGGTTTTCTTCTTTTACCCAAGCTTTTGTTTCTGGACTTTCATCATCTTCTAACCATCTGTAATTGTCTACAATATCGATTCCAAAATAAGAATCTACAACTGGTTTTTTGTTTGTTTTTGGATACATCAACTTTTTTTATTGTTTCTTTAGAAGATACTAAAATAATACATCCTTTGTAAGCTTCTCTACTTTTACCTAATTATTAACATACTGTAATTTAAAGTATATAAAAACGACTACTTTTGTATAAATAGATTCTTGCTTAGGCAAAAAAGACAAATTAAATATTTTCGATTTTAATCGAAAGAAAATAATATTATTATGACAGAAAACTTAACAAAAGCAGCCTTTTTAGAAAAGGTGTTTAATTTTGAAGAAAACAAAGAATGGAAATTTGAAGGGAAAAGACCCGCTTTAATAGATTTTTATGCAGATTGGTGTGGACCTTGTAAAGCAATTGCACCTGTTTTAGAACAATTATCTAATGAATATGAAGGTAAAATTGACATTTATAAAATAGATACAGAAGCAGAACAAGAATTATCTGCTGCTTTCGGCATTAGAAGTATTCCTTCGATGTTATTTTGCCCTGCAGAAGGAGATCCACAAATGGCAAATGGTGCTTTACCAAAAGCAGAATTAGAACGCATTATTGCTGATGTTTTAAAGGTAACAAAGTAAGATTACCATAATAAAAAAAGTGTTTAAACTATAATAGTTTAAACACTTTTCATTCAGCATAATTAACGAACTCTAATTTAAAATTTTAATTTCTATTCTTCTATTTTCTTTGTGCTCTTCTTTACTACAAGAATTACATGGAGAACAATAATGCAAAGGAGAATTTTCTCCGAGTCCATTTACAAAAATTTGAGATTTTGAAACTCCGTTTTTTATGAGGTAATTCTTCACAGAATTAGCTCTCCTTTCAGATAATCTTTGGTTGGAATCTAAATTCCCTAAACAATCTGTATACCCTGTAATCATAAACTTTTTGTTAGGCATCTTTTTAACCACTGAAACAGCATTATTTAATACAGAATAAAATTCTGTTTTAATTATAGCTTTTGATGTATCAAATTGAATACCTCTTAAAGAAAGGTTTAAGGCATCTAGTTCATTTTCTTGAACTATTTTTTTAGACACTTCACTTGAGCAACCATTATTTTTTTGTTCTCCTTTAACCAAAGGACATTTATCAATACCATCAGCTACACCATCATTATCTGTATCTAATGCTCTTCCGGCACCATCCACCACTGCGTTACTTAAAGTGTTTGGTTCTTTATCAAACTCATTGACTACACCATCATTATCATCATCGTTTAAATCTAAAATTTTATTAACTGGTTTATTTAATTCTTGTTTACTTAAAGCATCTTTTAACCTAAGTTCATAAGGGTCTGACCAAACTAATTTTTCTTTTGTTCCGAAATGATAAGTTATACCAATACTTGCTGTAAGTAGTCTTTCTTCAGAAACAGAAACGTTTGTTTTTTTAACGCCATCAAACATATCTCTACCTGAATGTAAAAAATTGGCTCTTGCAGAAATATCGAATTTCTTGTTAAGTTTTCGAGATATAATAGCACCACCTTGAACGTATAAACCTCGCCAAGGACCATCATTTTTAAATTCTGTAGTTATATTGGTTTTTGTATTAGTTACCCTAGATGTAAAATCCATTATACCTAACCCAGCATAAGCATACAAATTCCATTTTCTTTTACTTTGTAAATCGCCTCTTCTAAAAACTGAATTAAGATTTATCAAACCATTTACAGAAAGACCTACATATTTAGTATTCCCATTCATGTTTCGTGTTCCATTTGTCTGTTTTGTTTTACCAAATTGCAGTAATGTTTCTAAACCAAAACCATGGTTAAACCATTTTGTAGCTCCTATTTGTGCATCAACACCAAACTTAAAAGCAGTTTCATCTGTTCTTAAATCTCCGGTATAAATAGAACTAGGGCCAACAAAGAGGCTTAATGCCCAAGAATCATATTGACTTTCTCCATTCATAAATTTGTTTTCTTTTGTTTGCGCATTGGTAACTCCCAATGTTAAAATAAATAAGTAAGTGTAAAATTTTTTCATTTTCATAGCATGTTTTTTATTGATTACAAAAGTGTGTGTAATTATAAAAACACCTACAAGGATAAACACTATAAATTAAAAAGGAAATAATACATAAGAATTTTATGTATAAGAAAATTATGTATATATTTGTATTTAAGAAATTGTCACAACAAAGAACAAAGCAATCTGTTTTTAATGATAAGATTGCTTGGTAAACTTGCAATGACAATTAAACAAATAAACAGTTACACGATTACACGTCAATAAAATGGGAAATCAGAAATTATATAAAGGGTCTTTACAAACCATCATTTTAAAGTTATTAGAAACAAACGATAAAATGTATGGTTACGAGATTACTCAAAAAGTAAAAGAATTAACCAAAGGCGAATTAAAAATTACCGAGGGTGCCTTGTATCCTGCATTACACAAACTAGAAGCCGATGGTTTGTTAGATGTAGAGGTTGCAAAAGTTGGTAACCGACTTAGGAAATATTACAAGTTAACAGAAATCGGCACCAAAGAAACAGCCAACAAGTTGGATGAAATGCAAGAGTTTTTAAAAACGATGCAACAATTGGTGAATCCTAAATTTAGTTTGGAGTAAAAAAATTTAGCTATGGAATTAAACAAAGAACAACTACAAAGAGTAGAACATTATTTAAACCTTAAAAACATTACTTATATTGATGTTCGTTTAGAGGTTTTAGATCATATTGTTTCTGATATAGAAACGAAAATGACAGAAGAAAATCTTGATTTTGAAACCGTCTTTTATAACGTTACAAATAAATGGAATACCCAGTTAAAAGAAACTTCTAGTTGGCTTTTTGGTGTAGGTTTTTCTGCTCCAAAAATAATATTAGAAAAAGCAAAAAAGAGTTTTAAAAAATGGTTTTTCTTGATGCCAGCATCTTATTTACTATCATATTTTTTAATAAATAAAATGGATTTTCTATATTCTATAAATATAGAAAATAGCCTCAATTTAGTTTTTCAAATTGTTACTGTTTTAACTGTTGTATTGTTTGTTTTTCTATTGATTTCAAAAAATAAAAAAAGAACAACTTATAGTTTTATCTTAAAAACTCAAGGTTTAAATATTTTATTAGGAGCCATTCTTTTAATAGACTTCGATTTTTTTAATAGAAAAGGACATCTTAATCCCTTTCAAGTTGGACTTTTATTCTCTTTTATTTTGGGAACTTATATTTATTACCATTTCTATAAAAAACACCAAGAAGCTATTCAAAAATATAAAATTTCATAACTATGGAACTTTCTAACGAACAACTCTTACAAATAGACAATTACATTTTTTCTTGCGGAATAAAATACTGTGATGTTAGAACAGAAATTGTAGACCATTTTGCTAATATCTTAGAAGAAAAATTAGCTAAAAACCCTACTCTTAATTTTAAGCAAGAAATTAAAAATATACATAGAAATTTTTCTGATAAAGGTTTTAATAAATTACTAAAAGAGAAGACAAAATCAGTACATAAAAAATTCTACAAACAATCTTTTAAGCATTTAATTACTTTTTTTAAACTACCTAAAATCATCATTACGGGTGTTTTATCTTACGGGTTATTTTTGATAATGAATTTTATTAACGATAAAGAGAATTTTTTCTTTTGGACTTATACTTTTTTACTATTTCTAATTGTTAGAATTTTCTACCAAAGCTTTAAAACTAAAAAACAACAAAAAGAACGCTTCTTAGTTTTAAACAAAACGAATAACTTTTTACAATTGTTTAACGTCATTTTTATTTCTTTTAATTTTCTAACGAATCTTAGAAGTGATGAAAGCTTTTTAAACCCGATACATAATAACATTCAATTAAGCGTTTTTATATTGTTATTGTTGTTTTATTGGTCTGGAGAAAATATTTTTTATCAGAATAAAAAAATGGTAAAAGAGCAATATCCAAATGTAAGTATATAAACTATGCAGTTAACCCAATCTCACATAGAAGAACTCTACAAATTCACCAGAAAACATTATGTATATCACTACGATGTGCAAACAGAATTAGTAGATCATTTAGCAAATGATATTGAAAGTATTTGGGTGGCGCAGCCACAACTATCATTTGACGATGCTCGGGATGCATCTTTTAAAAAATTTGGCATTTTTGGTTTTATGGATGTTGTAGAAAGCAGACAAAAAGCAATGAATAAACGCTATTGGAAAATAATTTTACGTTTTGCAAAAGAGTGGTTTACAGTACCTAAAATAGTGGTTACTTCCGCTATTTTTTTAACTTTTTACCTTGCTTTATCACTACCTTTTTCAATATATGTTTTGATGGCTGCTATTTTAGGTTTGGCTATTCACGAAATGATCAAAACAGCTATTACAAGAAGGAAACACAAAATAAAAGTCAAGAAAAAAGAAAACATCTTTTTACTAGAAGCTATGATTGGAGAAACAAGAAGTACTTTTACTTTAATAACATTTGTTAATCTTTTTAATATTATTAACCTTACTCAAATAGATTTTAATACGTTAAATAATTATTGGTTGCTCTTTATTGCCGCCTTAGCAACTTTCTTTGCTATTACGTCTTACATTACCTCTATAATCATTCCTCAGAAAGCAGAAGAATTATTAAGAGAAACGTATCCAGAATATAAAATATCTTAAATTTCTGTAACAAAATCGTTTTATAAACTACTTATTATCAATCGAACTAATTAACCAACTTATGATTTCACACTTTTTAAAATTAGAATGGAAACAATTTACACGGTCTGCTTCCTTCGGTAAAAGTATTGGCGTAAAAATTTTGATGGGCTTTTTTGCTCTGTACTTTATTTTAATGTTTTTAGGTTTAGGGATTGGAGGCTTTTTTATGGTAAAAGAACAATTTCCAAATCAAGATCCTTTAGTGGTTGTAAATAGTTTTTTACTCTTTGCAATTACAGGAGATTTAATTTTTAGGTACCTAATGCAAAATTTACCAATAATGAATATTAAACCATTGTTGGTCTTACCCGTTAAAAAAAATACCATTGTACATTATGTCTTGGTAAAATCGTCTTTTTCGTTTTTTAACATTATGAGTTTGTTTTTTTACATTCCGTTTTCTCTAGTTTTAATTAAAGAAGGCTATGTAACAGAAGGCGTTTTAGGATGGTTATTACTAATGCTTTTATTAATTCAATCTGCTAACTTTTTAAATTTTTTAATCAATAAAAACAATGTTGCTTTTGGAGCTTTATTGGTCATTTTATTAGGTGGTTTCTTAGTGCAGCGTTATGAAATTTTTAATATAGCAGGCTTTATTGGTCAAGGTTTCGATTTTATTTATCACAACCCAATTTATAGTTTTTTAGGTTTTATTTTACTTGCAGTTTTATATCAACTAAACTATAAACAACTAAGAAACCAAGTCTATTTAGACCAAGCAGTTGCAACCAAAGTAAAAGAAGCAAACTCGTCTGATTTATCTTGGGCGGATAAGTTAGGAGATGTTGCGCCATTTATAAAAAACGACCTGCGCTTAATAACAAGAAATAAAAGAACAAAATCTTCCTTTTTTATCTTAATTATTGGTTTGTTGTATGGTTTATTCTTTTATCCACAAGCTGCCTATAAAGACATGGCTTTTATGTATGTTTTGGTCGGAATCTTTTCTACAGGAACATTTTTAATCAATTTTGGACAATTTATTCCTGCCTGGGACAGTGGTTATTACAATCTTTTAATGAGTCAGAATTTTAAATACGAGCGTTATTTAAAATCAAAATTTACGCTGATGACCGCTAGTATTATCATTTTATTTCTTCTTGGTATACCTTATGTATATTTTGGATGGAAAATTTTAGTAGTACATTTTGCAGCCATGATTTACAATATTGGCGTAAACACACATGTAATTTTATACGGAGGTTCCTTTAACCGAAAGAAAATAAATTTAGATGAAAAAGCAGCTTTTAATTATCAAGGAACAGGAGCAGTACAATGGTTAATAGGTATTCCTTTAATGTTTGTACCCATGGGACTTTTTGGTTTGATAAACTGGTTAGTTAGCTTTGAAGTTGCCGTAATTGTTTTAGCAGGCCTAGGCTTTATAGGTGTTGCTTTACATAAAAAATTAATGGCAGCAATCACCAAAAAATATGTTGCATCAAAATACATAATGATTCATTCTTTTAAACAAGAAAATTAATTTACAAAACAATGATACAAACTACACAACTTTCAAAAAAATACGGAAAAGTAGCAGTACTAAACATAGATTCATTAGAAATTCCAACAGGTCAAAGTTTTGGTTTAGTAGGAAATAATGGCGCAGGAAAAACCACTTATTTTAATATTCTTTTAGATTTAATAAGACCTACTACAGGAGCAATTGTAAATCATGATATACAAGTAAACCAAAGTGAAGACTGGAAAAACTTTACAGGTTCTTTTATTGATGAATCTTTTTTAATTGGTTACTTAACCCCAGAAGAATATTTTGAATTTGTTGGTGATTTAAGAGGCATGAATAAAGCTGACATTGCTACCTTTTTAACTCAATTTAATGATTTTTTTAACGAAGAAATCATCGGTAAGAAAAAATATTTAAGAGATTTAAGTAAAGGAAATCAGAAAAAAGTAGGCATTGTTGCCGCCTTAATGGGAAACCCAAAAGTGGTTATTTTAGACGAACCTTTTGCTAATTTAGATCCAACAACACAAATACGCTTAAAAACAATCATTAAAACACTAACCGAAAATAGAGAAATTACCGTTTTAATTTCTAGTCACGATTTAACACATGTAACAGAAGTTTGCGAACGAATTGTAGTTTTAGACAAAGGAAATGTAGTGAAAGATATAGAAACATCTACAGCAACTTTAAAAGAATTAGAAAGCTATTTTTCTGTATAAGCGTTCTATTCTTATTTTATTACTATTTTTACACAATGATTTATACTATTTTTAAAAGAAAATAGTTGTAAATAAGAGTATTTAATACTCTCAACCTTTAAAAATTGTGTAACCAAATATTTATTTGTGTGAAATAT
The nucleotide sequence above comes from Polaribacter butkevichii. Encoded proteins:
- the trxA gene encoding thioredoxin; this encodes MTENLTKAAFLEKVFNFEENKEWKFEGKRPALIDFYADWCGPCKAIAPVLEQLSNEYEGKIDIYKIDTEAEQELSAAFGIRSIPSMLFCPAEGDPQMANGALPKAELERIIADVLKVTK
- a CDS encoding PadR family transcriptional regulator; the encoded protein is MGNQKLYKGSLQTIILKLLETNDKMYGYEITQKVKELTKGELKITEGALYPALHKLEADGLLDVEVAKVGNRLRKYYKLTEIGTKETANKLDEMQEFLKTMQQLVNPKFSLE
- a CDS encoding prolyl oligopeptidase family serine peptidase, translated to MYPKTNKKPVVDSYFGIDIVDNYRWLEDDESPETKAWVKEENQVTFKYLDQIPYRKQLKERLSKLWNYEKIGTPFIEGDYTYFSKNDGLQNQNVIYRTKGNSEPEIFLDPNTFSEDGTTSLGALSFSEDGKTAAYSISEGGSDWRKIIIIDVETKTTKEDVLVDVKFSGISWYKNEGFYYSSYDKPTGSELSAKTDQHKLYYHKLDTSQKDDTIIFGGTPAEKHRYVGGYLTEDFKYLVITAQVSTSGNKLFIKDLSDKNNELKPIIETVESDTYVIDNRNDTLFLVTNLNAPNKKVVTVNFTNPTAENWQDFIPETENVLSISTGSNYLFAHYMVDAVSKVFQYNFTGEIIREINLPGIGSAGGFSGKTKAKELYFSFTNYNTPNSSYKFNPKEGNYKSYWKPKVAFNADDYVSQQVFYPSKDGTKIPMIITHKKGMELNGKNPTILYGYGGFNISLTPAFSIANVVWMEQGGIYAVANLRGGGEYGKKWHDAGTQLKKQNVFDDFIAAAEFLISKKYTTSEYLAIRGGSNGGLLVGATMTQRPQLAKVVLPAVGVLDMLRYHTFTAGAGWAYDYGTANDSKEMFEYLKGYSPVHTIKKGVKYPATLITTGDHDDRVVPAHSFKFAAELQEKQTGDNPTLIRIETNAGHGAGTPVAKTIAQYADIFGFTLFNMGFKQLPNSKKS
- a CDS encoding ABC transporter ATP-binding protein, which gives rise to MIQTTQLSKKYGKVAVLNIDSLEIPTGQSFGLVGNNGAGKTTYFNILLDLIRPTTGAIVNHDIQVNQSEDWKNFTGSFIDESFLIGYLTPEEYFEFVGDLRGMNKADIATFLTQFNDFFNEEIIGKKKYLRDLSKGNQKKVGIVAALMGNPKVVILDEPFANLDPTTQIRLKTIIKTLTENREITVLISSHDLTHVTEVCERIVVLDKGNVVKDIETSTATLKELESYFSV
- a CDS encoding OmpA family protein; amino-acid sequence: MKKFYTYLFILTLGVTNAQTKENKFMNGESQYDSWALSLFVGPSSIYTGDLRTDETAFKFGVDAQIGATKWFNHGFGLETLLQFGKTKQTNGTRNMNGNTKYVGLSVNGLINLNSVFRRGDLQSKRKWNLYAYAGLGIMDFTSRVTNTKTNITTEFKNDGPWRGLYVQGGAIISRKLNKKFDISARANFLHSGRDMFDGVKKTNVSVSEERLLTASIGITYHFGTKEKLVWSDPYELRLKDALSKQELNKPVNKILDLNDDDNDGVVNEFDKEPNTLSNAVVDGAGRALDTDNDGVADGIDKCPLVKGEQKNNGCSSEVSKKIVQENELDALNLSLRGIQFDTSKAIIKTEFYSVLNNAVSVVKKMPNKKFMITGYTDCLGNLDSNQRLSERRANSVKNYLIKNGVSKSQIFVNGLGENSPLHYCSPCNSCSKEEHKENRRIEIKILN
- a CDS encoding DUF5687 family protein, whose translation is MISHFLKLEWKQFTRSASFGKSIGVKILMGFFALYFILMFLGLGIGGFFMVKEQFPNQDPLVVVNSFLLFAITGDLIFRYLMQNLPIMNIKPLLVLPVKKNTIVHYVLVKSSFSFFNIMSLFFYIPFSLVLIKEGYVTEGVLGWLLLMLLLIQSANFLNFLINKNNVAFGALLVILLGGFLVQRYEIFNIAGFIGQGFDFIYHNPIYSFLGFILLAVLYQLNYKQLRNQVYLDQAVATKVKEANSSDLSWADKLGDVAPFIKNDLRLITRNKRTKSSFFILIIGLLYGLFFYPQAAYKDMAFMYVLVGIFSTGTFLINFGQFIPAWDSGYYNLLMSQNFKYERYLKSKFTLMTASIIILFLLGIPYVYFGWKILVVHFAAMIYNIGVNTHVILYGGSFNRKKINLDEKAAFNYQGTGAVQWLIGIPLMFVPMGLFGLINWLVSFEVAVIVLAGLGFIGVALHKKLMAAITKKYVASKYIMIHSFKQEN